The following DNA comes from Alienimonas californiensis.
TGCCGTGCACCAGGGTCAGGTCGAGGTACGCCCGCATCACCGCGGGGTCGCCCAGCACGCGAGCTTCCAGATCCGCCAGCCCGGCCTCATCCAGCCGTCCCTCGTGCAGGGCGTGCAGCGCGTCGGCCACTTCGCGCGGGATCGCCTCTCCCGCGGGGACGGGGGTCGCCTGGGCGTCGGCGAGGGAGGGGGTCGTCACGTCGCCACCCCCGTCGTCGGGGCGCCAAGTTGGGTCAGTTCCCGGCGGACGCATTCCGCCAGCGTCTTCTTGATTCGTCCGAGGGACTGATACACCGCGTTCACCGGCCGCCCGAGCGTCGCGGCGACGTCCTTGCCCTGCACCTCTTCCCCGTCGACGCCGGGGGTGTACCGGCGCGTCAGCAGGTCGCGGTCTTTGTCGGACAACTTCTCCACGCAACGCTCCAAAACGCGGCGACGTTCTTCCCACAGCCCCGGATCGGCCTCCGCCTCCCGGGCGACCGCGGCGACGAACTCGTCGGAGAACCG
Coding sequences within:
- a CDS encoding sigma-70 family RNA polymerase sigma factor, with the translated sequence MPEPDEQFLREFTSSQRRLFLTILSQVGRPADAEEVLQNANLAIWRKAHTFEPGTNFAAWSATVATYEVLKWREKKGRDRLRFSDEFVAAVAREAEADPGLWEERRRVLERCVEKLSDKDRDLLTRRYTPGVDGEEVQGKDVAATLGRPVNAVYQSLGRIKKTLAECVRRELTQLGAPTTGVAT